The Vigna unguiculata cultivar IT97K-499-35 chromosome 1, ASM411807v1, whole genome shotgun sequence nucleotide sequence taaataaataaataaataaaatatatatatatatatatatatatatatatatagagagagagagagagagaataatgaaacaaaattacCTTGACAAGAACTAGGTGGTTGTGTTTCATCTTCTTGAGTTTACTCAAAACTTAGTGGCATGGATTGACGATTAATACTATTCATCCATTGTCGAATCATTGCATTGTTTTCCTCAAACAACCTCtcaatatttacaattttgattcgaAGTTCATCTCTTTCTTGCTTAACTCCTTCAAGgtgttttttaagtttttcaagCTCTTGATTTTGAATCCATCCATTTGATGAAGATGTGCCATGATAATAAGGCCAACCTCTAATCACAGTAGATTCCATTCCAAGGCCATATATCCTCCCATTCTTGGTTCCAACTACATCACACCAAACATCTAATTCATTTGGTGGAGTAATTCCTTGTGTAGATGCACTTTGtgtaaattcttcaaattttcatGTAAATTCTGCCTATTAACATAAAAGCATACATGAACAGAATTTCATTGTGATtagttcataattttaaaaaatgccTACATTAATATTTGACAAgagaaaatacaaatataacaaTGAATAGAGATGGTTTATGCCATAGCACTAGTGCATTCCATTTATACCAATTAGGGGACTCACTGCTAGACACATGTCTCAATCTATTAGTTATTCTATAACTCACTAGCTAGATATGTCTTTGTACAAGGTCAATCTTTGGTGTGGATTTTCAATAAAGCACtccaaataatttaatattatctaGTTTCAATTTTGCTTCTTAACTACATAACTCGTGTTGTAATCAGTCCATAACTCATGCCTTAAATTAATGTGTAATCAGCTAATATCAAGAATGTAATATCAATAAAATCTCAAAATTGGAGAAAGTTGTGGAATAAATATAcagatcagaaaaaaaaatcaaacataatgaCAGCTTAACCATTTTACTTTACTAGATTTTAATGGTCTTTCCTTCACTATGAGATTTTGGACTAATTCTATCTTCAACATCTTACATATTTACTCTACTAACCAGGAATATTTCATATTGAAAAGCCCATAGCATCCCAtagtcaaatattttatttgaacatTGTGTGAACCGatgaaagagaagagagaatTTAGAAATGCATTTATTGAACGACAACAAGAGAAAGAATTATCCCACAAGGATTTCCCCTTCTCAGAGAGTTGTTTCTTCccctaaaactttttaattatctGAATAATTCCTTTCACACTTAATCATTTCCTCCGTACTTTATCTAACTGATTCCCACTAACCAACTGTTCTAACCATCTCTAACTACTTTTCTTCCCCTGTGTCCTAACAATACCATGTTCTTTTTAAATTCAGCAATCCTTATGGTTCAAATCCTGGAAAATGGAAATGAAATAGATACACGTCTGACAGATAACTTTCCCACTGCCTTCTTCGGTTGGAAGACACGAAAAACATAGTGAATCTAGGCTTGTTCTAGGGGCCAAAGCTGGACAGTAAATGTATCTATCTTTTGAGCCTGAAACAGAGACcatgaactatttttttttcttctttttcttggtaatattaagactcatgtattgtaagaaaaatatgaGTCCACTACATAACTCTTCTTTTTATGCAAGAAATAAACCTACCATGATACTAAGAAACAAATTGAACAAAGCAACTAGTAACATTAGTTTGAAACTAAGGCATAAACATATGTAGGTATCTATATTGGAATGGCtacaatcatatattttattaatgaatatcAATAGTGGAAATAACCTTTGAACTAAATGAATATGAAGATCATAAAAGTGTGATTTATTACATTTACTTGCTCTGATTTTTCATCCATCCAAGAGTTGTCCTTACGCCGTTGGTGTGTGTGACGAAACAATTCTATTAATGTTGGAGGCATTCCATTCATCTTtgcctacaaaaataaaataaattttacacagttatgcatatttataaaaagaaagtaGTTAACAAACAAATTACCATATTATATCTATGTTGAGATGTGGTAATAGAGCCACATGTGTGAAGAGACCCTCCAAAACTTCCAAAGTTAGAAGCCCGATTTTCCTTTCCAGTcatgctttttattttaaattctttagaTTCCCAATGCTGACACAATATATCCCATGTGCTATCTAAAATCCAATTTGGCTTAGTATTGATTTTTCGAGCCTTTTGTAGACTACTTTTCATGATTACAGCACctcacatttcaaaatttccTCTTGCCCATCTATGATCCGGTGGACAAATTGAAAACCTCTTCTACAATAAAGAAACAAAGTTTTCCATATGTAAGACTAATATAGACATGaaaattaaactatataattaaacaaagttaattaTATGAAACAACCAGTAACTCTCCAAACCACAAGTCCCTTTGTCTAATTGGTATCTTCTTCCATGATGGCCATGGCTCATTATAATGACTTTTGAGGATATCACTAATCTAATTAGCTACAAGGCGTGAAGGTAAGAATCTGCAAAATGACATGTATAAagtcataatatttataaagtatTGAAATAAGCCATAAATTGTTGAAAGTATATGTAtacccttgtccatcaaggttTAAAATTGGCTTGAAAACATTGTAATTTAACTCAGATGCAACAAATGTTTCATTTGATCCAGGACTAGTTGCATTTATTGTAGAACTAGTTTCATCTGATTTGGAATTAGTTAGATCTGATCCAAGATTAGGTCTACCATCCATAGGAGTTGGATTTGGATTTGTTGATTGCACTCCTTGTACCAAAGGTGGAGGTGCAAAATGAGATGTTTTGAATGATTCATTAACATTTGgctttgaatttgaattcaatGCTCCATGTACTAACGGTGGAGGTGCAAATTGAGATGTTTTGAATGATTGATCAACATTTGGCcttgaatttgatttcaatgCTCTTTGTGCCAAAGGTCGAGATCCAAAATGAGTTCTTCTAAATGATGAACCAATGGATGGGAAAGCAAAAAGTTGAGAACTCCAAGTAAATTGTGAAGGACGTCTTGGATGTCGTTTGGTCGAATGGCTTGTAGAAGCAACTTCTTTACCATGCTCTTGGTTTGACATCTACAATAACCATAATTTGGATATTTTTCCACAACTCAAAAGTTAGCAATAAACATAATTTGGATATTATAGAAATCAACAAAACATAATGgaacaaaatagaaaagaaaacaacaaaaatacaaatgaaacatCACCTTTACACCAGCAAAAAGAAAGTGATTTACTCATCACTATCATCATTGCTACCATTAAATTCATCATCAAgtttattttgagtttcatcATCTTCAGAATCATACTCAAATTCACTTTGAGAaacaatttcttcttcctcttcttcctcttcttcctcttcaatTTGCTTACTTTCTTTTGAATTATCAACAACTGCCATATCTACTTCATCTAGTTCCTCATACTCTTCTCCATCAACCAAATGAACAAGTAGCTCCTCATTTGTTGTGATATTAACATTAGTTGTTGATTCTTGGTAAGCAACTTCTAATGTATATCGATCATCAACTGTACATCTTGGTTTGGTTTTAATGACAACCCACCAATcaaccttttcttttattttttcaggaTAAGGTAACTTGAATTGCATTTGTGGCAAATATGAAAGGATCAAAATTTGAATATCTTCTATGAAAATTAACCTCCACTATGCCATATTGGGGCTGAACTTTTATACCATGATTAATGGTATTATCAAACCACTCACAGTTAAATACCACTAATTGCTTGGTTGGTTCTCTTGAGTATTCTACTTgcataatttctttaataatacCATAGTAGTATTTTTCACCATCATCCTTTACACACTCCACAATTGATTGTTTTTTTACCAATACTCCATTCTTCCGTGTGAAACTTGAAACCATTGACAAAGTATATGGGCCAAGTATGAACCTTTTTTTGAGGGCCCCATGCCAAGTGATGCAAATATTGATTTTGTACTAAGTTATTTCTATCATGAACCTATAAATAACAAACACTatgtcattaattttaaaaattaataagattAGTTAGGAGAAAATAGTAGAATACTTACATATGTTCGAAACCAAAATGGAAATTCGGACGCAATTCTCCTATCAATATCAGTTCGATTTATATTTGGAATAGATGCTTCCAAATATTGCACAAAGTATCTGTAATTGTATACACTCTTATATGAATTACAAgcaattattaacaaaataaataaatgagatataATCTTAAACTACTTACTCAATATATGGTTGAACTCCTTCACAATTAAGCAAGACATGTAAATGCACAACAACTAATTCTTTTTCATCCAAATAACGACTGTTACAAGTTCCTGCTGGACGACCAATATAATTGAAAACATATAAAGTTTTCTGACTCCTGTCACTTTGACCTCCAAAATCATTTCGACTAACTTTAGTTCTCATTGATTGGACATGTGGCTCAAAATAATATGAACAGAAATGAGAAGTCTCCATGCTTAAGTATGCCTCACAAATAGATCCTTCGACATGGGATTTGTTTCTAACCATTCGTTTCAACCTATTCAAGTACCTATCCAAAATCATATTGTTAACTACTAAActcaaaaataagaaataaattctatttacattaaatgaaataaacaatTACCTCTCAAATGGATACATCCATCGTAATTGAACAAGACCTCCTACTCTTGCTTCATAAGGTAAATGAATAGGTAGATGCTCCATGGAATTGAAAAATCTAGGTGGAAAGATTCGTTCCAACTTACATGTTGTAATGATGATGTTCTTTTCCATTAATAACAAATCATCCACTCTGAATATTGTAGAGCACAAATCCTTAAAAAACTTACTTAATTCAGCTATAGGATTCCACACTTGATGGGGAAGTGCACGAAAAACAATAGGTAATAGCATCTCCATTAATACATGGCAATCATGAGTTTTCATCCCAAACAACTTCCTCTGATTTAGGTTTACACACCTACACAAATTTGAGGCATACCCATATGGAATTTTTAACTCACTAATCCACTTGTAAACAAAACTTCTTTGTTCGTTGGACAAAACAAACTTTGCTTTAGGCTTTAATACTTTTCCACTAGGCAGAATATGTAGTTCTAGGTCCCTTCGTTTACAATACTCCTTCAAGTCTATTCTTGCCTTAACATTATCTTTggtcttattttttatatccatAACAGTGTTAAAGACATtatcaaatacatttttctcTATATGCATTACATCAAGATTATGTCTTATCAAATTGGTTTTCCAATAAGGCAACTCCCAAAAGATGCTTTGTTTTGTCCAATTATGAGACTCACCATGTTCATCACATACACAAGGACTGACTTCAGTGACTTTTGGAAAAAGACAAATTTGTTCCCATAATTCATTCCCAGACAAAAGGTGTGGAGGTTGAGACTTTTCAATTcgatttttataaaatgcatCCTTACTTCTTCTAAATGAATGGTCCATAGGCAAAAATTGACGATGGGAATCAAACCAAGAAAATTTTCTaccatttttcaatttaaaagcCTTTGATTGGTtcatacaatatggacatgctAATCTCCCCGATGTACTCCAACCCGACAACATTCCATATGCAGGAAAATCACTAATAGTCCACATTAAGGCAGCTTTCatgataaaattttcttttttcgaaATATCATATGTCAACACTCCAGTCCATAATTGTTTTAACTCGTCAATCAATGGTTGCAAATACACATCTATTTTACCTTTCGGACTATGTGGCCCAGGGATGATCAATGTCAAAAACATAAAGGGAGTTGCCATGCATAACTCTGGAGGAAGATTATAAGGAGTGACAATTATCGGCCAACAAGAATAAGGTGGAGTCGAGTTATAGAAAGGTGAAAACCCATCAGAAGATAAAGCTAACCTCACGTTTCTTGGTTCAGATGCAAATTCAGGATACATTTTATCAAAATGTTTCCAAGCTTCACCATCAGACGGATGACACAACACCACAGgttcttttctattttcataatGCCACCTCATATGTGGAGCAGAACTCATAGAGGCATATAATCTCTTAAACCTAGGAATAAGAGGCAAATAATGCATTCTCTTAAAAGGAACCTCTTTGTATTTACCCCTACCAACACCTTTCATTTGAAAACGTGGTTTATGACAAAATTTGCATTCTTTCAATGGCATATCTTCCATAGTGTAAAATAACATACAACCATCAACACAACAGTCAATTTTTTTTGCAGTTAAACCAAGTTTTGAGACTATTTTTTTGACCCTGTAGAAATCTTTAGGAATAATATTATCTGTAGGATGGGTCTCTTTGATAAGAGCTAATGTCTGATCACATGATCTATGAGACATGTTTCCCTCTGATTTAATTGTCAAGAATCTGACAACAAAAGATAATTCAGTGTGATTATTACATCCAGGCCATAATGGTTTTTGGGCCGCAtctaataattcataaaatttttggGCTTCTATATTTGGAGACTCATCCATATTTGGAGATTCATCTATTTCTTGATCATGATCCATTTCATACTCTAAACCAACAACATCATAAACCATGCTCTTATATTTATTGAGGTGTCTCTCTTGTGAGCTAGATATAGTAGGACTAGTATCTACGCAAATAGTTGGGTCACTTTCTCCATGACATGTCCGATACCAATATTCAGGCATGAATCTGTTTTTGTAAAGATGAACTTTAACTTCTTCAAAAtggaagaatttcaaatttttgcaCTTAGAACAAGGACATCTTATTTTCCCATTTGACACATTCGTTTCTTGACATGCATAGGACACAAAATCATCTACTCCTTGTACAAATGCATCAGTATATCCCCTCCTATCAGGCATTAATCTATTATACATCCAACTTCGATTTTGAAGAATATTCATAGTCTGTCATATAAAAGAGTGCATCATTCAActataataaagaaattaaaaaaaaaatgagactaGATTTATTAGAAAGAAATGGAGAATGATACATAGAAAAACtcttatcaacaaaataaaacatattaataaatcAATTTGCCAATTTAGGAAATTTACCTCATCAAAGGTGTGGTCGTAAGTCCAAAAGTTAAGTTAGGAGCTCAATGTTCTGAATAACGATTTCCTGCAAGTTCAAATTGCTAAATCAATTTTGTGAATAAcctaaatcaaataaaaagagGATGTTAATGATTGACAAGAAAAGACAGCTGGTGGATGAGTGATGAGTGATCTGAgattaatttaatcataaagTGTGGTCCGTTTTATagtttctaataataatatcgACAATTAATTAGTATGcctaattactttatttatcaacaataatatatatagacAGCTTGCgcataattttcttcttttcttctactCTCTCACGCCATTGTGTTAGCTATACCTCACTACATCTTATATCCtccacaatttttatttttcttttttcctttcctttaacataataattaatacctACATATACATCCACATAGTATTGAccgtataaataatttatgaacCAAACTCCCTCGTACCATAGTTTAATTCACACAACCAAACTCTTGTTCATGAAATTCTATAAATAAGAgaatctaaatatatatttatatttgtacaCATGGAAAGTGGAATATGAGATGGAGGACTTAAAAAAGCAAGTAGTAAGAAAAGGGGTATATCATGAGTTAAAATTCGATTTGACCGAACGTGAATGAATTCGGGAATAGGGATATATGCACAAACAACACAAGGTTAGGGAAATTGACGGGTgaggttacttaattaataaataaattaattaattatttagatgGAATGGAAAAAGAGGATGAggtattatataaaataattggaAAAGTGTTAGTGCTAGGCCATGGAGggaattaataattaataatgaaagaaaagtgagaaagtaTGTATGCTTCAACAAAATACCAATTTCATGACAGGTGTATCTCTTCTATCATTAATGTTTTGGCATTTATCTCACAATGCCCTCATATACTATTCTTCTCTTCTCCTGCTACACTTGTTTCCCCCTCTTTTCTCTACCAGGAATATTCATCAAAAATACCCACCAATCCAAAACTATTTACATCTCTAGAATTAGAAACATCGAACACCCTGTCTTCATACCTCATCTTCGTCTTTccctaatataaaaataacttcgTCTCAACAATACCTAATTTCATAATAAGTATGTGTATTTAAGTGTATAAATTACATTTTCGATACTTTAGATTGTGATATTATGTAATTATCAAATAATGAAaagttcatttaaaaaaatgatataaaaattagaaatggaGAGTAGACAAATGAGATAGATGATTAAGATCGAGTATATACGTAAAGACAAAAAATGAGAATGCATTTTATATGTATACTTAATCCCGACACTGATTTAAGCTAGATGAGACATACCCAACTTACAACAGTAAACTCCAGAATAGTAAAGGATAGaggcataaaatattttacattgtttATTAAATCTATCCAATAAATTTAGAGT carries:
- the LOC114187751 gene encoding uncharacterized protein LOC114187751 produces the protein MPDRRGYTDAFVQGVDDFVSYACQETNVSNGKIRCPCSKCKNLKFFHFEEVKVHLYKNRFMPEYWYRTCHGESDPTICVDTSPTISSSQERHLNKYKSMVYDVVGLEYEMDHDQEIDESPNMDESPNIEAQKFYELLDAAQKPLWPGCNNHTELSFVVRFLTIKSEGNMSHRSCDQTLALIKETHPTDNIIPKDFYRVKKIVSKLGLTAKKIDCCVDGCMLFYTMEDMPLKECKFCHKPRFQMKGVGRGKYKEVPFKRMHYLPLIPRFKRLYASMSSAPHMRWHYENRKEPVVLCHPSDGEAWKHFDKMYPEFASEPRNVRLALSSDGFSPFYNSTPPYSCWPIIVTPYNLPPELCMATPFMFLTLIIPGPHSPKGKIDVYLQPLIDELKQLWTGVLTYDISKKENFIMKAALMWTISDFPAYGMLSGWSTSGRLACPYCMNQSKAFKLKNGRKFSWFDSHRQFLPMDHSFRRSKDAFYKNRIEKSQPPHLLSGNELWEQICLFPKVTEVSPCVCDEHGESHNWTKQSIFWELPYWKTNLIRHNLDVMHIEKNVFDNVFNTVMDIKNKTKDNVKARIDLKEYCKRRDLELHILPSGKVLKPKAKFVLSNEQRSFVYKWISELKIPYGYASNLCRCVNLNQRKLFGMKTHDCHVLMEMLLPIVFRALPHQVWNPIAELSKFFKDLCSTIFRVDDLLLMEKNIIITTCKLERIFPPRFFNSMEHLPIHLPYEARVGGLVQLRWMYPFERYFVQYLEASIPNINRTDIDRRIASEFPFWFRTYLPYPEKIKEKVDWWVVIKTKPRCTVDDRYTLEVAYQESTTNVNITTNEELLVHLVDGEEYEELDEVDMAVVDNSKESKQIEEEEEEEEEEEIVSQSEFEYDSEDDETQNKLDDEFNGSNDDSDE